In Candidatus Hydrogenedentota bacterium, a single window of DNA contains:
- the rlmN gene encoding 23S rRNA (adenine(2503)-C(2))-methyltransferase RlmN, which produces MTHRKPGLAGLYPEEIAETFSLKPFQGRQIFHWIHGRGVFDFAGMTNLPLALRDRLTQECAGGEMTPAKCQTSAGSGTMKMLFLLADGETVESVLIRDGSRVTVCVSSQVGCPLKCDFCATGMGGFRRNLEADEIVGQVLHLLKEGEIPRDTQPNIVYMGMGEPFRNYEAVVKSVRLLMHPDGLNIGARRITVSTAGEVKGIARFAEEDWQVRLSVSLHAANDEKRSRLVPLNRKFGLDRLREAVREYTQKTGRQMTFEWTLLDGVNDTPDDVRELAEYAKSLHAFVNLIPWNPVSGLPYRPSPRARCVAFQAGLARAGVKATLRREKGADIDAACGQLRATHHSGQ; this is translated from the coding sequence ATGACACACCGGAAACCGGGACTTGCCGGCCTTTATCCTGAGGAAATTGCGGAAACGTTTTCACTCAAGCCCTTTCAGGGGCGGCAGATATTCCATTGGATTCACGGGCGGGGCGTGTTTGACTTCGCCGGAATGACCAATTTGCCCCTCGCTTTGCGGGACCGACTCACCCAAGAATGCGCGGGGGGGGAAATGACTCCGGCCAAATGCCAGACCTCGGCAGGCTCGGGAACCATGAAAATGCTTTTTCTGCTCGCCGACGGGGAGACGGTTGAATCCGTGCTTATCCGCGACGGCAGCCGGGTGACGGTCTGTGTCTCCTCCCAGGTGGGCTGCCCCCTCAAGTGTGATTTCTGCGCCACCGGCATGGGCGGCTTCCGGAGGAATCTGGAGGCGGATGAGATTGTGGGACAGGTGCTGCATCTGCTGAAGGAGGGGGAGATTCCACGGGACACCCAGCCCAACATTGTGTACATGGGCATGGGGGAGCCCTTCCGGAATTACGAGGCGGTGGTCAAAAGCGTCCGCCTGCTCATGCATCCCGACGGTCTCAATATCGGGGCGCGGCGCATCACGGTGTCCACAGCCGGGGAGGTGAAGGGGATAGCCCGCTTTGCGGAGGAGGACTGGCAGGTGCGCCTGAGCGTCTCCCTCCATGCGGCCAATGACGAGAAGCGCTCCCGCCTGGTGCCGCTCAACCGGAAGTTTGGACTGGACCGGCTCCGCGAGGCTGTCAGGGAATACACCCAAAAAACCGGAAGGCAGATGACCTTTGAATGGACCCTGCTGGACGGGGTGAACGACACCCCTGATGATGTCCGTGAACTGGCGGAGTATGCGAAGAGCCTCCACGCCTTCGTAAACCTTATTCCCTGGAATCCGGTTTCCGGTCTTCCGTACAGGCCAAGCCCCAGAGCCCGATGTGTGGCGTTTCAGGCCGGGCTGGCACGTGCCGGGGTGAAGGCCACCCTGCGCCGGGAAAAGGGGGCGGACATTGACGCCGCCTGCGGCCAACTCCGGGCCACCCATCACAGCGGCCAGTGA
- the zapA gene encoding cell division protein ZapA — translation MSQSKECDVRIENAMLTVPVMGDPDRTQKLAEELTVRIQRISKERNSFNSYHFVLQAALELAHERDLEILEREKQDQEIVHAMSELVRKIRSLINLHTPKDIEGEEDE, via the coding sequence ATGAGTCAGTCAAAAGAGTGCGATGTGCGCATCGAAAACGCCATGCTGACTGTTCCGGTGATGGGTGACCCGGACCGCACGCAAAAGCTGGCCGAAGAACTGACTGTCCGCATTCAGCGCATCAGCAAGGAGCGAAACTCCTTCAACTCCTACCATTTTGTTTTGCAGGCCGCTTTGGAACTGGCCCATGAAAGGGACCTGGAGATTCTGGAGCGGGAGAAGCAGGACCAGGAAATCGTCCACGCCATGAGCGAACTGGTCCGAAAAATCCGGTCACTCATCAACCTGCACACCCCCAAGGACATCGAAGGAGAAGAGGACGAGTAG
- the rpmB gene encoding 50S ribosomal protein L28, which yields MSRVCQYSGKRPTVGHRVVRRGKAKREGGIGQNVTGITKRRWKPNLQSIRIIDENGTVKRIKVCARYIKAGKFTKAPRGSMRPPKAATA from the coding sequence ATGTCCAGAGTATGCCAATACAGTGGAAAACGTCCGACAGTCGGCCATCGTGTGGTCCGGCGCGGTAAGGCTAAACGTGAGGGCGGTATCGGCCAGAATGTCACCGGCATCACGAAGCGCCGGTGGAAACCGAACCTCCAAAGCATCCGCATCATTGACGAGAACGGAACCGTAAAGCGGATCAAGGTGTGCGCCCGGTATATCAAGGCGGGCAAGTTCACCAAGGCGCCGCGCGGCTCCATGCGTCCGCCGAAGGCCGCCACGGCTTAA